The genomic region GGGGCGCAGGAGAACCGTGGTGCGCCGGGCTGGGCCGAGTCGAACTCGTTCACCACCGGGACCTCGGCGTCCAGCTCCAGCGAGCCCGCCTCGGCGGCGCGGTACAGCGCGGCGAGCACACCCACCTTCATGGTGCTTGCCGCGTAGTGGCTGGCGTCCGCGTGCCGGGTCCAGGTCGCTGGCCCGTCGAGCCGCCCCACGTACGCCGAGACGGTGCCCGGCACCCGCGCCAGGTGGGCGTCGAGATCCTCCCAGGTCATGTCGGTGACCGTAGCCGATCATCGGCGGGTCGGGTCGGCGTACCCGCGTCGGAAAGCGGACGGGCGCGCCGACCGCTTGCGGCCGACGCGCCCGGAAGCCGGGTGCGGTGGGTCAGCCGGCGTGCTTGCGGCGGGCGGCGGCCCGACCGCGCAGCTGCTGGTCGAGGACCACCTTGCGGATGCGCACCGCGGTCGGGGTGACCTCGACGCACTCGTCCTCGCGGCAGAACTCCAGCGCCTGCTCCAGCGAGAGCTTGCGCGGCGGGATCAGCTTCTCGGTCTCGTCGGAGGTCGAGGCCCGCATGTTCGTGAGCTTCTTCTCCTTGGTGATGTTGACGTCCATGTCGTCGGAGCGCGAGTTCTCGCCGACGATCATGCCCTCGTACACCTCGGTGGTCGGGTCGACGAAGAGCTGACCGCGCTCCTGAAGGTTGATCATCGCGAAGGCGGTGACCGCGCCGGCCCGGTCGGCGACGAGCGAGCCGTTGTTGCGGGTCCGCAGCTCACCGAACCAGGGCTCGTAGGACTCGAAGACGTGGTGCAGGATGCCGGTGCCCCGGGTGTCGGTGAGGAACTCGGTGCGGAAGCCGATCAGGCCGCGCGCCGGGACCAGCCACTCCATCCGGATCCAGCCGGTGCCGTGGTTGACCAGCTGCTCCATCCGGCCCTTACGGGTCGCGAGGAGCTGGGTGATCGCGCCCAGGTACTCGTCCGGGGCGTCGATCGTCAGCCGCTCGACCGGCTCGCAGGTCTTGCCGTCGATCACCTTGGTGACCACCTGCGGCTTGCCGACGGTCAGCTCGTAGCTCTCCCGGCGCATCTGCTCGACCAGGATGGCAAGCGCCAGCTCGCCGCGGCCCTGCACCTCCCAGGCGTCCGGCCGCTCGGTGGGCAGCACCCGCAGCGACACGTTGCCGATCAGCTCCTTGTCGAGCCGGTCCTTGACCATCCGAGCGGTGACCTTGGAGCCCTTGACCCGGCCGACGAGCGGCGAGGTGTTGGTGCCGATGGTCATCGAGATGGCCGGCTCGTCGACGGTGATCAGCGGCAGCGGAACCGGGTTGTCCACGTCGGCGAGGGTCTCACCGATCATGATCTCGGGGATGCCGGCAACGGCGATGATGTCGCCCGGGCCCGCGGTCTCGGCCGGCTTGCGCTCCAGGCCCTCGGTCATCAGCATCTCGGAGATGCGGACCCGCTGGGTGCTGCCGTCGGTGCGGCACCAGGCAACCGTCTGACCCTTGTTGATCGTGCCCTGGCGGACCCGGCACAGGGCCAGACGGCCGAGGAACGGCGAGGCGTCGAGGTTGGTGACGTGGGCCTGCAACGGCGCGCCGTCCTCGTACGCGGGCGGCGGGATCGTGTCCAGCAGGGTGCGGAACAGCGGCTCCAGAGAGTCGCTGTCGTCGGGCACCGAACCGTCGGCGGGCTGGGTCAGCGAGGCGATGCCGTCGCGGGCGCACGCGTAGACGATCGGGAAGTCGATCTGCTCCTCGTCGGCGTCCAGGTCGAGGAAGAGCTCGTAGGTGTCGTCCACGACCTCTTTGATCCGGGCGTCGGGACGGTCCACCTTGTTGATCACCAGGATGATCGGCATCCGGGCTTGCAGCGCCTTGCGCAGCACGAACCGGGTCTGCGGCAGGGGACCCTCGCTGGCGTCGACGAGCAGCACCACGCCGTCGACCATGGTCAGGCCGCGCTCGACCTCGCCACCGAAGTCGGCGTGACCAGGGGTGTCGATGATGTTGATGGTGACCGGGTCGGAGCCGTCGGCCGGCAGGTAGCGCACGCCTGTGTTCTTGGCCAGGATCGTGATGCCCTTTTCCCGCTCCAGGTCTCCGGAGTCCATCACCCGCTCGGTGTTCTCGCCCCGGGCGCCGTACGCCCCGGCCTGCCGCAACATGGCGTCGA from Micromonospora profundi harbors:
- the typA gene encoding translational GTPase TypA, translating into MQLRTDLRNVAIIAHVDHGKTTLVDAMLRQAGAYGARGENTERVMDSGDLEREKGITILAKNTGVRYLPADGSDPVTINIIDTPGHADFGGEVERGLTMVDGVVLLVDASEGPLPQTRFVLRKALQARMPIILVINKVDRPDARIKEVVDDTYELFLDLDADEEQIDFPIVYACARDGIASLTQPADGSVPDDSDSLEPLFRTLLDTIPPPAYEDGAPLQAHVTNLDASPFLGRLALCRVRQGTINKGQTVAWCRTDGSTQRVRISEMLMTEGLERKPAETAGPGDIIAVAGIPEIMIGETLADVDNPVPLPLITVDEPAISMTIGTNTSPLVGRVKGSKVTARMVKDRLDKELIGNVSLRVLPTERPDAWEVQGRGELALAILVEQMRRESYELTVGKPQVVTKVIDGKTCEPVERLTIDAPDEYLGAITQLLATRKGRMEQLVNHGTGWIRMEWLVPARGLIGFRTEFLTDTRGTGILHHVFESYEPWFGELRTRNNGSLVADRAGAVTAFAMINLQERGQLFVDPTTEVYEGMIVGENSRSDDMDVNITKEKKLTNMRASTSDETEKLIPPRKLSLEQALEFCREDECVEVTPTAVRIRKVVLDQQLRGRAAARRKHAG